The ANME-2 cluster archaeon DNA segment AGGCAAATACCTCAGTATCAGACTCGACCCATGCATCAGGGAACAGCCCCGCCTTCATGCAGGTCTGGCCCAGGAACTCCTCTGCATCAAAATCATTTTCTACAGCCACCTGGGGCAGCAAAAGTCCCGAATACGGCCCCTTTTGCACGATCAGTCCATGCCTGCCTACTTCAATCTTACCGGGCAGTTCTTCAGGTCTTGCTTCCAGTTGGTGCG contains these protein-coding regions:
- a CDS encoding TIGR00296 family protein; amino-acid sequence: TLNNRSGSRIELRGCIGRPYPVMPLGEAIVISAINAATEDPRFMPVTLNELENLQIEVTVLTTPHQLEARPEELPGKIEVGRHGLIVQKGPYSGLLLPQVAVENDFDAEEFLGQTCMKAGLFPDAWVESDTEVFAFEGQIFH